A section of the Drosophila subobscura isolate 14011-0131.10 chromosome A, UCBerk_Dsub_1.0, whole genome shotgun sequence genome encodes:
- the LOC117889638 gene encoding exportin-6-A, translated as MHAASMSTVEVLLHEFYQPTTSNARKREIETNLLAFKSQPEAWQLCLRVATAGNSFTDNQFLWFFSTSTLEHTITRRWAQLTPSDRAQLRETLWNTYAQLGVLNAARRHRDTLAQLIALMGKREFPEQDPNYMQHCMELTKTRFVLGINLLRVTSEEVVSNRGDLTTEWKQYFYSCISMCIPDVMDLVTKYLLIAVCHINGKDIQSTIPNTLMDFSLTSALPNDNQLSSSILELLGCVQHLVSWIRTELISEYFLMSILDLSQWRPANEPISLAALSVLNELLYLQKPLPYAGTLMGGVSSLLEQHNVNKQQSEMYSDKFRELLRLYTTKYAGKLMQEPEVLETFLNQLYGCTTELHGALDFTEKLDIWSPIIKGIAQQPAKITRFNHVFTQLVDEIMRRTQFEANKPELEVLDNELMEDDTPTTEWQQFLDQCFECLALLASTRGAHIVFAQVFAHWSRPQMYLMSLEHALEHGSSRSYEAARKLKHANVGEILRDFATVCQAVVRLAPLMDTATAAPGVADEMEAQLQMLSDSLLQTLQLLASNRIGGTDMDKATFQTDLDNLYAQVLLAIRSIFPLSKAMSSEELLHRLFAILGSIFAYNNSLSAASPIVQQAASELLLFISTVIRPKCLLDIPQIQSLLQAGPRLGTQLPRQVCINVHISLVSYMVLPWKCVPEQQQDYQRRQWMLREYIQGLAQNFLDLDLSVAGESKVTATTLTLLGTFTSLIEYFKATGGNAKDMLASTFKPILNKALTIFNSYGLSSIAMAITVAEFSLSMLRSLPTHLGAQFIKEMITLFISVSSRDQLTLSRLAVMEKILQMFKLIVEQPGSASLGLLPSILDFSTQQILPLLQQQNAATDSSEITSLLYALFDSVLTCKWQFFYKNQLSNGHSASGGGGSNNFNCSDNLHPAHFMAILNAYGQMLVSGTDPSNVRSVLFSMQNVNERSRLYQRALFKEQLLASFQRALLNLLLSGEGSLHFDMIAQALYAMGQVDRRQLLESFGHASLPVAQTVLEEICQTSDIPTFTQRLTQLMQDAHCAHLSETT; from the exons atg CATGCTGCATCTATGTCGAcggtggaggtgctgctgcacgAGTTCTACCAGCCAACGACGAGCAATGCACGCAAACGTGAAATTGAGACTAATCTGTTGGCCTTCAAGTCGCAGCCGGAGGcatggcagctgtgcctgCGTGTGGCCACGGCTGGCAACAGCTTCACGGACAACCAGTTCCTGTGGTTCTTCAGCACCTCCACTCTGGAGCATACGATAACACGTCGCTGGGCCCAGCTAACGCCCTCGGATCGCGCCCAGTTGCGCGAAACTCTGTGGAACACCTACGCCCAGTTGGGTGTGCTGAATGCGGCGCGACGGCACCGGGACACGCTGGCGCAGCTGATAGCGCTGATGGGGAAACGCGAGTTCCCCGAACAAGATCCCAACTACATGCAGCACTGCATGGAGCTGACAAAGACCCGCTTTGTCCTTGGCATCAATCTGTTGCGCGTCACGTCCGAGGAGGTGGTGAGTAATCGCGGCGACCTGACCACCGAATGGAAACAGTACTTCTACTCCTG cATTTCCATGTGTATACCCGATGTAATGGATTTAGTCACCAAATATTTACTAATCGCCGTCTGCCACATCAACGGCAAAGACATCCAATCGACCATACCAAACACCCTCATGGACTTTAGTCTAACCTCAGCGCTGCCAAATGACAATCAACTAAG TTCCTCTATTTTGGAGCTGCTCGGCTGTGTGCAACATTTGGTCTCCTGGATACGCACTGAACTGATCTCGGAGTACTTCCTTATGAGCATACTCGATCTATCTCAATGGCGACCAGCCAACGAGCCCATCTCCCTGGCTGCCCTGTCCGTGCTGAACGAGCTGCTGTACCTGCAGAAGCCGCTGCCCTATGCCGGCACCCTTATGGGCGGCGTCAGCAGtctgctggagcagcacaaTGTCAACAAGCAGCAGAGCGAGATGTACAGCGACAAGTTTCGTGAGCTGCTGCGCCTCTACACCACAAAGTATGCGGGAAAGCTGATGCAGGAGCCCGAAGTGCTCGAGACTTTTCTCAATCAGCTCTACGGCTGCACCACAGAAT TGCATGGCGCTCTCGACTTTACAGAGAAACTGGATATCTGGTCGCCTATTATTAAGGGGATTGCCCAGCAGCCGGCGAAGATAACGCGCTTTAATCATGTGTTCACGCAGCTGGTCGATGAGATCATGCGACGCACACAGTTCGAGGCGAACAAGCCCGAACTGGAGGTGCTGGACAACGAGCTCATGGAGGATGAT ACCCCCACCACCGAGTGGCAGCAGTTCCTTGACCAATGCTTCGAGTGCCTCGCCCTCTTGGCCAGCACCCGGGGCGCTCACATTGTCTTCGCACAAGTCTTTGCCCACTGGTCACGTCCGCAGATGTATCTGATGTCGTTGGAGCATGCCCTTGAACatggcagcagccgctcctATGAGGCAGCCCGAAAGCTCAAGCATGCCAATGTGGGCGAGATATTGCGCGATTTTGCCACCGTCTGCCAGGCGGTGGTGCGCTTGGCCCCGCTGATGGACACCGCGACAGCCGCCCCGGGTGTGGCCGACGAGATGGAGGCCCAGCTGCAAATGCTCTCCGACAGCCTGCTGCAGACGCTGCAGCTCCTGGCCAGCAATCGCATCGGGGGAACGGACATGGACAAGGCCACCTTTCAGACTGATTTGGATAACCT CTACGCTCAAGTTCTGCTGGCCATACGCAGCATCTTCCCGCTGTCGAAGGCAATGAgcagcgaggagctgctgcatcGCCTCTTCGCCATATTGGGCAGCATCTTTGCCTACAATAACTCGCTGTCGGCCGCCTCGCCCATTGTGCAGCAGGCGGCCagcgagctgctgctcttcatcTCAACTGTGATACGGCCCAAGTGCCTGCTGGATATTCCACAGATCCAGAGCCTCCTGCAGGCCGGCCCACGCCTGGGCACGCAACTGCCGCGTCAGGTCTGCATCAATGTGCACATCAGTCTTGTGAGCTACATGGTGCTGCCCTGGAAGTGTGTacccgagcagcagcaggactacCAGCGGCGCCAGTGGATGCTGCGCGAGTACATCCAGGGCCTGGCCCAGAACTTTCTTGACCTCGATCTGAGTGTGGCTGGCGAGAGCAAGGTGACAGCCACCACGCTCACGCTGCTTGGCACATTCACATCACTCATCGAGTACTTCAAGGCCACTGGTGGCAATGCCAAGGACATGTTGGCCAGCACGTTCAAG cccATCCTGAACAAGGCTTTGACGATCTTCAATAGCTATGGCCTAAGCAGCATTGCCATGGCCATTACGGTGGCCGAATTCAGTCTGAGCATGCTGCGATCATTGCCCACGCATCTGGGCGCCCAGTTCATCAAGGAGATGATCACACTGTTTATCAGTGTCAGCAGCAG GGATCAACTGACGCTGAGCCGCTTGGCTGTGATGGAAAAGATTCTTCAGATGTTTAAGCTCATTGTGGAACAGCCGGGCAGCGCAtcgctggggctgctgccatCGATTCTGGACTTTAGCACACAGCAGATACTGCcattgctgcagcaacagaatgCGGCCACCGACAGCAGTGAGATTACTAGCCTGCTCTACGCCCTGTTCGACAG TGTGCTTACGTGTAAGTGGCAGTTCTTCTACAAGAACCAGCTGTCGAACGGGCATAGCGCCAGTGGTGGAGGCGGCTCGAACAATTTCAACTGCAGCGACAACCTGCATCCGGCACACTTTATGGCAATACTGAATGCCTACGGCCAGATGCTGGTCAGTGGCACGGATCCCAGCAATGTGCGCAGTGTGCTCTTCTCCATGCAGAACGTGAACGAGCGCAGTCGTCTGTACCAGCGGGCACTGttcaaggagcagctgctggcctcGTTTCAACGGGCCCTGCTCAATCTGTTGCTGAGTGGTGAGGGCAGCCTGCACTTTGACATGATTGCCCAGGCGCTGTATGCCATGGGCCAGGTGGATCGGCGGCAGTTGCTCGAGAGTTTTGGCCATGCCTCGCTGCCGGTGGCACAGACGGTGCTCGAGGAGATCTGCCAGACAAGT GACATTCCAACGTTTACGCAGAGACTCACGCAATTGATGCAAGATGCCCACTGTGCGCATCTCAGTGAGACAACGTAG
- the LOC117889639 gene encoding cytochrome P450 4g1 has product MTVDTVQETLQHAATSTSGLGFSPMLTTLVGTIVALGLYEYWRRNTREYRMVANIPSPPGLPLLGQAHMVAGLSNAEILNVGLGYLNKYGETMKAWLGNVLLVFLTNPNDIELILSGHQHLTKAEEYRYFKPWFGDGLLISNGHHWRHHRKMIAPTFHQSILKSFVPTFVNHSKTVVGRMGLETGKSFDVHDYMSTTTVDILLSTAMGVKKLPEGNKSFEYAQAVVDMCDIIHKRQVKLLYRLDSIYKFTKLREKGDRMMNIILGMTSKVVKDRKQNFQEESRAIVDEVQSVSTPATKKEGLRDDLDDIDENDVGAKRRLALLDAMVEMAKNPDIEWNEKDIIDEVNTIMFEGHDTTSAGSSFALCMMGIHKDIQEKVFAEQKSIFGDNMLRDCTFADTMEMKYLERVILETLRLYPPVPLIARRLDYDLKLASGPYTVPKGSTVVVLQYCVHRRPDIYPNPTKFDPDNFLPERMANRHYYSFIPFSAGPRSCVGRKYAMLKLKVLLSTIVRNYIVHSTDTEADFKLQADIILKLENGFNINLEKRKYATVA; this is encoded by the coding sequence atgacaGTGGACACGGTGCAGGAGACGCTGCAACATGCGGCCACATCGACATCGGGACTCGGGTTCAGCCCTATGCTCACCACCCTGGTCGGCACCATAGTGGCCCTGGGCCTGTACGAGTACTGGCGCCGCAATACCCGGGAGTACCGCATGGTGGCCAACATACCGTCGCCGCCGGGACTACCGCTGCTGGGACAGGCTCACATGGTCGCCGGTCTGAGCAATGCTGAGATTCTTAATGTGGGACTCGGCTACCTGAACAAGTACGGCGAGACGATGAAGGCCTGGCTGGGCAACGTCCTCCTCGTCTTCCTCACCAATCCCAACGACATTGAGCTGATCCTGAGCGGGCATCAGCATCTGACCAAGGCCGAGGAGTATCGCTACTTCAAGCCCTGGTTCGGCGATGGCCTGCTGATCAGCAACGGACACCACTGGCGCCACCATCGCAAGATGATTGCCCCCACCTTCCATCAGAGCATTCTGAAGAGCTTCGTACCCACGTTTGTGAACCACTCGAAGACGGTTGTGGGCCGCATGGGCCTGGAGACCGGCAAGTCCTTCGATGTGCACGATTACATGTCCACGACCACCGTCGACATCCTGCTCTCCACCGCCATGGGCGTGAAGAAGCTGCCCGAGGGCAACAAGAGCTTCGAGTATGCACAGGCCGTCGTCGACATGTGCGACATCATCCACAAGCGGCAGGTGAAGCTGCTGTACCGCCTGGACTCGATCTACAAGTTCACCAAGTTGCGCGAGAAGGGCGACCGCATGATGAACATCATTCTGGGCATGACCAGCAAGGTGGTGAAGGATCGCAAGCAGAACTTCCAGGAGGAGTCGCGTGCCATTGTCGACGAGGTGCAGTCCGTTTCCACACCTGCCACCAAGAAGGAGGGACTCCGCGACGATCTCGATGACATTGATGAGAACGATGTGGGCGCCAAGCGCCGTCTGGCCCTGCTCGACGCCATGGTTGAGATGGCCAAGAACCCCGATATCGAGTGGAACGAGAAGGACATCATTGATGAGGTGAACACCATTATGTTTGAGGGTCACGACACCACCTCGGCCGGCTCCAGCTTTGCCCTCTGCATGATGGGCATCCACAAGGACATACAGGAGAAGGTCTTTGCCGAGCAGAAGTCCATCTTTGGCGACAACATGCTGCGCGACTGCACCTTCGCCGACACCATGGAGATGAAGTACCTCGAGCGTGTCATTCTCGAGACTCTGCGCTTGTACCCACCAGTACCCCTGATTGCCCGCCGCCTGGACTATGACCTGAAGCTGGCCAGCGGCCCCTACACCGTGCCCAAGGGCAGCACCGTCGTCGTCCTGCAGTACTGCGTCCACCGTCGCCCCGACATCTACCCCAACCCGACCAAGTTCGATCCGGACAACTTCCTGCCCGAGCGCATGGCCAACAGGCACTACTACTCCTTCATTCCGTTCTCAGCCGGTCCCCGCAGCTGTGTGGGCCGCAAGTACGCCATGCTCAAGCTGAAGGTCCTCCTCTCCACCATCGTCCGCAACTACATTGTCCACAGCACCGACACGGAGGCGGACTTTAAGCTGCAGGCCGACATCATTCTCAAGCTGGAGAATGGCTTCAACATCAACCTGGAGAAGCGCAAGTACGCGACTGTCGCTTAA
- the LOC117890361 gene encoding achaete-scute complex protein T8, whose amino-acid sequence MAALSFSPSPPPQTQAKSTASSSASKENSIQPLGSSKPFGKITVHNVLSESGANALQQHIANQNTIIRKIRDFGMLGAVQSAAASATTNSGTLGQRKRPLGESKQNSQNAQNAQNSQNNILITPSKPPAGGSAKRSKLSKKSQEPRVAKEKSSSNAAAKQAAPTAASPCLELDAKSAGTPGRKGLPMPQAVARRNARERNRVKQVNNGFALLRERIPEEVSEAFEAQGAGRGASKKLSKVETLRMAVEYIRSLEKLLGFDFPPLGFHANSSSSGDDSFMFIKDEFDGLDEHFDDSLSNYELEETAGAGIGATSQQQEQPDPDPVPEQTPQDTGSANTDLLPCVTTLNGMQYLRIPGTNTYQLVTPDMLGSSSSLDEEHFGGALIDTNCLSSNASPDPPAMALPIAAAQSGSNLSRSPVPPPPVSAGVGAGAVTTSSPCTSPIQRGSSSMPQPASGNALETVTVSPVAVANELLLQACAAQLQQQLIKQEYANSNININNNNNNNNSSSSSSRANTNTNTNTNTNGNSPTSSGLNYSQDQAQMLCSPILPAFYDQEPVSFYDNVVVGLPSFKKEFNDMLHQDPAGGATVGSVGAVGVGGCLSDESMIDAIDWWEAHTPKSETGPASSSNDTSAVLM is encoded by the coding sequence ATGGCTGCACTCAGCTTCAGCCCCTCACCGCCGCCGCAGACGCAAGCCAAGTCGACGGCCAGCTCGTCCGCCTCCAAGGAGAACAGCATCCAGCCGCTGGGCTCCAGCAAGCCCTTTGGCAAGATCACCGTCCACAATGTGCTCAGCGAGAGCGGGGCGaatgccctgcagcagcacattgcCAACCAGAACACGATCATCCGCAAGATCCGAGACTTTGGCATGCTCGGAGCGGTGCAGAGTGCCGCCGCCTCGGCCACAACCAACTCGGGAACTTTAGGCCAACGCAAGCGACCGCTGGGCGAGTCCAAACAGAACTCGCAGAACGCACAGAACGCACAGAACTCGCAGAACAACATCCTGATCACGCCGAGCAAACCTCCGGCGGGGGGCAGTGCCAAGCGCAGCAAACTCAGCAAGAAGAGCCAGGAGCCAAGGGTGGCCAAGGAGAAGTCGAGCAGCAATGCAGCGGCCAAGCAGGCGGCACCCACTGCCGCGTCTCCCTGCCTGGAGCTGGATGCCAAATCAGCGGGTACGCCCGGACGCAAGGGTCTGCCGATGCCGCAGGCGGTGGCACGTCGCAATGCGCGAGAAAGGAATCGCGTGAAGCAGGTCAACAATGGATTTGCGCTGCTGCGGGAGCGCATACCCGAGGAGGTTTCGGAGGCGTTCGAGGCGCAGGGCGCCGGGCGGGGTGCCAGCAAGAAGCTGTCCAAGGTGGAGACGCTGCGCATGGCCGTCGAGTACATTCGGAGtctggagaagctgctgggCTTCGACTTCCCACCGCTGGGCTTCCATGCGAACAGCTCGAGCAGCGGCGATGACAGCTTCATGTTCATCAAGGACGAGTTTGATGGCCTGGACGAGCACTTTGATGACTCGCTAAGCAACTACGAGCTGGAGGAgactgcaggagcaggaataggagccaccagccagcagcaggagcagccagatCCAGACCCAGTGCCAGAGCAGACACCACAGGACACAGGCAGTGCCAACACGGACCTGCTGCCCTGTGTGACGACCCTCAATGGAATGCAGTACTTGCGGATACCGGGAACGAACACCTATCAGCTGGTGACCCCGGACAtgctgggcagcagctccagcctGGACGAGGAGCACTTCGGCGGTGCCTTAATTGACACAAATTGCCTGAGCAGCAATGCCAGTCCCGATCCCCCTGCCATGGCACTGCCGATTGCAGCTGCCCAAAGCGGTTCGAACTTATCGCGATCGCCcgtgccaccaccaccagtaTCAGcaggggtaggggcaggggcagtcaCCACAAGCAGTCCCTGCACATCCCCAATACAGCGAGGCAGTTCATCAATGCCTCAACCAGCGAGCGGCAATGCGCTCGAGACAGTTACAGTTTCACCTGTCGCCGTTGCTAATGAACTCCTGTTGCAGGCGTGTgccgcccagctgcagcagcaactgatcAAACAGGAATacgccaacagcaacatcaacatcaacaacaacaacaacaacaacaacagtagcagcagcagcagcagggccaacaccaacaccaacaccaacaccaataCGAATGGCAATTCACCGACAAGTTCAGGCCTGAACTATTCACAGGATCAGGCCCAAATGCTGTGCTCGCCCATACTGCCCGCCTTCTACGACCAGGAGCCCGTAAGCTTCTACGACAATGTGGTGGTGGGCCTGCCCAGCTTCAAGAAGGAATTCAACGACATGCTCCACCAGGACCCAGCGGGTGGTGCCACTGTGGGCTCAGTCGGTGCCGTGGGAGTCGGTGGATGTCTCTCCGACGAGAGCATGATCGATGCCATTGACTGGTGGGAGGCGCACACGCCCAAATCGGAGACGGGGCCGGCATCCAGCTCCAACGACACATCAGCAGTGCTCATGTGA